The stretch of DNA TATACAGCAATCCTTtagcaaaattataaaaaggtGACCTTTTTAAGTGTACAAAACTAaagccaaaaaaataaataagctcatctgacataaataaaaataaaaattgctgCCTTGCTATAAGTCAGAGAAAAAACTATTGTCTGTGCTtgaatttttagttttagaccctgccaaaaaataacaaacacatttcacacaacacaacacatgaataacactctaaatcataaatatataacaaTTATATCTGAAAATCGAATGCtacttatatataaatttttatattgctATATATTAATAGCTCAAGGTAATTATAAAAGATGATTTTCTAGAATGAACAACTTGTTTTGTAAATTCATCATACATAACAATTTTCATGTTAAGTCCCCATTTGGGATCGTTTGAACCTGTTTTTGAAACCATAAATTATTAAGAATTGTTTAAAAATTGGCAAAATTTCTACTATAACTACAATATATATTGTAAACacatgaaaattatttttttggccTCTCTATATAATATCTTTGGAAGAACTAATTTAATTAAGCCTTCAACTCATGAAATCAACATAAAACtattatttcaaaatctgatcTCAAGCACGGATCAAAaatcaaacaataaaaaaatgactaaTAACTAAATCATTAAAAGTGTTGCAAGAAGAAATAGCATAAACAAATAATACCTTTGGTTGACTTTGGCGGATTGACATCTACATCCATTTCACCGTCGTCGCTGTCTTCTGCGGCAGCGGCTTGACTCCCTGTATTATTTTCCGAACCTTGTAATATATCTTCCAAATCCCATATCTGTTTAAAAATATGCACATGCAGAGATTAATAGCTAAAAATATTGTCATAATTCAAGATCACCACACCAACATTACTataggaaagagagagagagagaaagggaaCCTTCATCACCGGATCATGTGCTATACTTCCAAGAAACTTTCTATCATGGGAAAAAGCTACAAAACCAAACCACAACAAtgttaataaaatatagaaaaaaagaaaatatgaaacCTATTGCTATCACAAAATGTCAGCCAGATGATATTTACCGAGGCGTTCAACAGGGTACTCTGAATGTTCTGCAATTGGTTGAACAATTCTGTTGGGTAATATGTTTACCAGGCTGATATAGACACATTGAAATTATGTAAGTATATGTATAAGATAagaaaaaattaagagaaatcaaatcaaattcTAAAACAAACCCTTACTTGATGAGTCCATTCTCTGATCCAGTAATAATTCTATCTTCATCAAGCTACAACACCAGAAGTGCATAAACTATGAGCGATAAAGCTGGCGAGAGAAGGAGAGAAACGAATTTGATAGTAGTATACATACCTTTAGCAAAGCATCAACCGAGTTCGGAGAGAGATCAACAAACCGATCACTACCAAGAGAAAGGTTATTTAGTATTAAAAGAGTACAAGACACAGAGCTTACAACACTAATGATCTCTTTAGAAACAAAAATTAGTAATACATCTTCAATATGAAATACCTGCAATCCTTAAAATATCCCCAAGAGTACAGTAAGAGTGTTCCGGTTTGTGATCCACAAACAACTTTTCGACCATTCTGTCAAAACAAAGCCACTTAAATAACTCAGTACACAGGGTGAAGGTCtatgcattccaatgttcaatTTATCTTCTTTGTTTCTAATTTCAATCGTAATTAAGACCAGATCAAATTTTCTATTGCAATCGCTTATCCGTTAAAATGGCAACCAAGGAAGCATGTTAAACATTGTGAAtctaaaaaaacacaaaaaaggaAATGTGGTACAAAACAATCATAATTAAGCATTTCAAAAAGAGGTGGAAAATGGTACCTTCATGATAACAACGGAAAGTAGCTCATCTTCTGAAAACTCAGATTGAGATTGGacctaacaaaaagggaatcaAGAATTGAAATTTAGACACCGTTGGTCAGTTGGCAGTTTTCTAAGAGATCGAATATTAGAAAGAGCATCGTAACCTTGTTTCTTCGAAGATTGCAAACAGATAGAGTCCCATCTCCActaaatgaaaaaaagaaaaaaagtattAAGGACATCATAATCAAAGGATAAAAGGGTTTGAATTAAAtgttaaaatctgaaaaaggaaaaaaaaaaaccttgttCCCAAAAGCTTCATGGAATCGGATGTAAAAGTCATGTCAGAAATGTACTCTTCATGAACTTTAAAAGAATTTGTGCAAGTGCGTTGTCTGGTATCCCAAACCTGCATTTAGTCATTAAAAGATAATTAccatcttaattaataattagttaaGACACAAGACGTAAGATAATAAGAtacatgatgaagatgatgatgatccaACCTTAATACAACCACCATCATCACCAGAAGCAATGGTAGAATTCGTTAAACTGATTATCTTGTTAATGGCATCCCTGAAAAAAGCGCAGGCAGAGAGTGTAATTAGTTTTCCATAAAAGAGAGAAATATAGTTAGAATTAATGAAGAAAGTGAAAACTCACTCATGAGCATCCTCAAGACGAGCAATGGCAGAACCGGTTTCAACATCTGTGGCTAGAATTGAACAGTCCGGTGATCCCGACACAATAGCTGTCACGTTAACACAGTCAATTTCATATTATCTTGATCAATCAAATACGTACATaaacatctatatatatacaatatcaTACCCCGGCCATCGTTAATGAAGCGAACAGCTCTGCAAGATTCTGTGTGGGCGTGCACTTCCAGCACcctaacaaacaaacaaacaaattttaatttaaaagaaaagCCAAAGGAAATGAGAGAGTGACAGTGACAGAGAATGGTTTAGATTATTTATTACCTTTGAGGAGTGGAATCAGCAGTGTAGCGGTACCTACAAGAATATCAACAGTATATACatgagaagaagaggaagataaTAATGATAATGGTGATGAAGAAGAAAGCTGAAGTTTAAGAAAGAATATTACAGGAGAAGATCGCCGGTAATGAGTGCAGCAGAAAGAAGGTGATCTGATGGATGAAAATCAATGTCAAATGGCAATGACCCCAAATTAATCTCCATGTCTTCAGATTGAGAGTTCTGGGAATCACAAATTGTGAATTTGACACTCACAAATTTCTCATATTTGGGATTTTATCATGTTCCTACAAGCAGTAATCATCAATTAAGCTCGTGAATTTCCCGGgaacataaaaagaaaaaagcaaAATTACTTAATTCTGAATGGCTTTCGTCTTTCATTAAATTGAAAACAAAATCAATGAAAGAAAGTAACAAATTTAGCATTATATAGAACACATCTAGGCAATGGAATTCGTAAATGATAAACAAAGGTGGTTCAATACATGGCTCACTTACCAAACACATAACTAATAAAATTGGAAGACGATGAAGAAGACGAGCAGAGAGGAATGAATGGCCGAgttgaggaagagagagaaagagtgtgTTGGGGTTTTATTAGGTTTTATCGCTTCAAACGGAATATTGGGCTGGGCTACTTAATGGGCTCAAAAAACTGGAGAAAATTACACGGGCctcatgaaattttgaaaaaagaaagggttttacaaaaatattggattTTGGGTAAAAACTTACAATTTTATTgccacataattttttttacaaaaatattatctttttatatatattaaaaaataaaatagaacattaaaaacaacaataaaataactaaaaaataatagtagaacaacattaaaaatttaacataattcaTCATACACtgtataaaaaatacacaatttttttgaaagaaaattccgcttaaacctatttttttttcttttatttatttatttaagccTCTTGCAATGTTATCAAACTTTTATAttgaatataattttataatttaattacggaaatttgcggcaaaagtccaAAAAGTTTAGTTTGATACAGATAAATCCCAACCTCCAAAAATAGTTGCAATAGTCCTAAAgtcatattttttagtttttaagttAACAAATTCGTCAAACCTATTTCAAATGCTACGTGTCGAAATATTATTGGTGgatgttattattttaatttaaaaaaaataaaaataaataaataaataatttctttttttctttttctttttcttttctttttttttttctttattttcttcttcctcttcttcgttttcttcttcttctcatgcCAGAAACCCAACCCCAACCAGCCACAACCGGAGCACCATCACGACCCCAACCACAACCACATCCCGACTGCCAACTCCGGCCAGTCCTAACCCCACTCCAGCCCCGATGTTATCAATCGGCCACCAAAAACTATCCAAAGATTTATTGAGAACCAACCAGAGCCATGGATTCAGAATATCCCAACTTAGAGCTCGTCAATGTGGCCATCCAGAAGCTCAAGGAGGAGCAGAGACAAATCAAAGAAATCTTCGAAGATGACGATGACGATCAGCTCTTGCTCTCTCAGGTTTCTCTCTCGTTTCTTTTTTCAATCTGTGTTCATGTTCTTGGTATAaagattttgaatttaaattttggttTGTTGCAATTGAAGAAACTTAATCGGGTATTTATTGGTTtgtttcaacttaaatttatttacagTAATAATGATATAGATGAAGATATAAAGAGTGAGGCTTCAAATGAATCGGACAGTAATTATTTGAAaacacaaataattttttaaatttaaaaaaacaaatatcacaaagtcacaaaaataaaaaaaaattaaattatagaagtaaattagataataataataataatttccaaaaaaaaaaagataataataataataataaacaaatcattcaaaaaaataaacccTATAAATGAAGTATATCCCTAACTAAATCAAAATTAGAAACCTAAATTGAAATGCAGCAATAGAAAGACGTTGCTTCATTGGGTTCACCACAACTCTGTGCTCCATGCTCTTGTATTCTCCATTGCTCTGCCACATACATAaaccttcaaaaaaaaaatatatttacgtATACAACAATTACAAGGGTTTCTTCCTTCCTCACTCGATCCCAACTCCTAAATCTTTTAAGATCATGACAAAAACAATGGTGGTGGATGGTTGTGATAATGACAGAATTTCGGAACTTCCTGATGAACTAATCCATCACATTCTCTCGTTTCTCCCAACTAAAGATGTGGTTTCGACATGCATTCTTTCAAAGCGTTGGAAATCCATTCCGTATTCGGTCCCCACACTCTTTTTTAACGATAACCATTCTACTTATTATGATGATGATCATGATAAAAAGTTTTACAATGATGTCAATAATTATTTAGAACAACGCAAGAAAGCTATGCATGATCTTATTGTTGACAATTCTTCACTCACCATAACTAGTTTTAAGCTTGAAACATTTTGgtattataaattaaagaagGCTGTCATCATTGATAAATGGCTAGCCTTTGTAATTGATAATAATAAGGTTAAGGAAATAAGACTTCATATAGGCCCAGAGAATTTTGGTAAAGGTATCTTTGAGTCTAATTACTGCTTACCTAAAGTTATAGATAATGCAAGATATTTGACTATTTTGGAGTTGAATTCTGTAGGGTTGGATTTTTCTTGTTCATTTAATTTTCCATGCTTAAAAACTTTGATATTGGAGGACGTTTGGAATTCGGAGAATGCAGAGGAAGAAGTGGTGGTTAAATTCTTGTTGGGTTGCCCATCTATTGAGAAATTGGAGTTAACAAGATATTGTTTCTTAGGTAATAACATGAATGTTTGCTTGGAGAGTTTGAGCCTCAAGTTCTTGGTACTTCTATATTGCAAGCAGGAATATGATAATGATTATTTACAAATTCAAGTTGATGCCATAAATCTTGAATCTTTGGTACTAGAAGGTGTTTTATTGGACAAAATTTACTTTAGAAGGAATCACATATTTGAGGCTCTCACTTCAAATATTCCTCCAATTGAGAATTTTACTCTGAAATTCTGCGATACTTTAAAGATAGAGCACCTTAAAATCTCCAGCCAACACTTGAAGTTTTTCCATTTTGAACATTTTGAACATTTTGAAGAAAGAAACTTTAATAATTGTCACTTGAAGAGTGTCACAATTGAATCTGCTCCAAAATTAACATACATTTGTTATGAAGGAACTCCCAGTTTTAACATATCAATAAAGTCACATAGTTCGattttaaatggaaaaattgtgATTGACATGTTTTGGAATTGGAAAAGAAACTATGACATTGAAGGGTTTATTGATCTGATGAATATTCTTGTGAATCTCAGTTACTCTTGGAATTTTGTGGAATTGTATGTTGGTGACGATAAGGTATGTTGGTTACTTGTATTGTGTATTTGTTTTCATTCATATTGTTAAGACTATAATTTATATGTTTTCATAAATTTGTAGGAGCTCATTTGGCCAGAAAACTTGCCCAAAAATTTGAAGAACTTAATTCGTTATCCCTTGGTTAATTGGAAGCATCTCAGACTTAATATTCATTTTAAACTGAAATACGAGTCAGACTTGAAAGAAACCTTGATGTGGATATCACCCTCCTTAGAATCATTATCTATTAacaaaaatgtcatattttagttgattttatttttcctttgcTAAGTGCTACTTTTATTGAGATGTTTTAGTAAATGAATTTGAATACTTTGCTTTAGAGTGCTCTATTTGTTAATGCtggaacattttttttttatatatctttgCTGTTGGAGAAGCTTTGGATTcttttttggatttttaataTATTGTATTGGTACATTTTGTGAAGTAGGTATTGATGACAGATAAAATTTTCTGTTAAGACAGCAtttggtaatacttttgtttttaaaatttttaatcacaaaaataaaaataaaattgtctttgaaaacaaaaatatattctataaccatttttatttttcaatttttcaaatctataAAATGCCTTAAAATAACTAACCAGGATTGAATTAAGGCTTTATAGTTTCAAACTTTTCTTCCTTATAAGTTATGGGTTATATTCATACCAAAAGAGAGTATTATTACatgtaaaaagtaaaaatattgatCACAAACAAATGTCTAATATGTTGGAGAGGCATATAGTTAATCTTTAGAAGAAACTTAAGTGTGTTAGATCATTAAACAAAGCAGCTGAGAAACAAGTTCAATTCTGCTGGTCTCAACAAGAAAATACAGCCATAGAATATCTCAAAGGAACTCAGTGGTTGCTTTTCAAGTTTCAAGTTTTCATTAAGGACAAAATAGAAAACTCCATTATATATGCCAATGAATATATCAAGTTCATAATAAGCAAGTGTGTATATTTGTAAGAATTGTAATATACTCATATCAACTTgttcataataaaatataaggAAAAGAAATCTCATTCTTATGCAAAGTAGTCAAATTCATCATTACTACAAAGCTACTAATAGAGGACATTCATGACAAAACAAATCATATATAAATGACATGAAACTATGATCATAAACAAATATCCCATATTCTAAAGGTCTCAAAATCGAATattcaggaaaaaaaaaagtctcaaAATTGAAACTCTAATGCTGACATGAAATCAGCATACAGATAAGACTTGGCTGGTATAGATTTTCTTAACATGAATTCCTTTGAAATTATGATAAAGGAAGCGGTTCGCGGGGTTCAAATGATCAAGTTGGCGGGAATTGAAAGAGATGTTGTTTCAGACTGAAGATACTAAAAAAATTCCAACAAGTTAGGCTCATCACAATCAACTACATGCATATGCATAGTTAATTCTTTGGAAGATCACTAAGAAAAGCAGCTGAGAAATAAGTTCAATTCTGCAGGTCTTAACAAAATAAATTCAGAGAAACGAGATAAGAAACATCACTGCTGGAACAGTTACAGATTAAGTCCTATGATCTCTTCTTTCATAATACTAATAATGGAAAAACAAAGTGAAAACAAGGTAGCCTTAGATAATGTTTCTAAACAAGGCAAGCTGTAACGCAAACTAAAATATCTCCTTTCCGTTAATAGATAATGTTTCTAAAGAAGGTGAAATCCACATCAATGAATCCTTCAAATCTGATAATCTTTCAGGATCATATTCACCAAGAACTAGTTTGAGATGCTTCCAATTAATCAAGGGAGAACTACATATGTTCTTCAACTTTTCCGAAAAGATGAGAGCCTTCATACAAACATATCAACTAATTAATATACAGTAtgtagaaaataataatattaacttgaaataagGCCAAAGAAACAAATACCTTTGCTTTGTGAACACGTAGGCTTACAACGTTCCATGAGCAATTTAAATTCGAAAGAAATTTCATCATGTTGGTAAAACTTGTGTCACTGTCAATACTACGGTGCTCGTATACATGAAATGTTCCATTCAACAAATTGGATGACTCTAGTGATAAGCTAAAATGGATTTCACCATCATAACGAAAAGATGTTAATTCTGGAGCTGATTCAATTGTAATGATCATATAATCATCATCGTACTGCCTAACATTGAGACTTTTCAAGTGTTGATTCGATATTTTGAGTTGCTTTGAACTAAACTGATCAAATTCTGTTGAGTCTGAGTCTGAATCCGAGTCTGATCCATAGTAATAATTTATCGAAAACTGAATCCTATCGGAACTGAGGAAACTCAAAGTCAGATGTTCAAGAAGAGGAAAATTAGAGATAAGAACTTGTATTGATGACTCCTCATCTTCAAAACAATCATCTAATGAGAGATTTCTAACATTCTTGCAAGAAGAGAGATCTATTTTGTTCAAAGAAACATCATCTAGTACCAAAGACTCCAAATTTACAGCTGCAACTTGAAGACATGACTCGTGATAAATGTTTAAGTATCCAAATTCCATGAACTTGAGACTTGAACTTTGTAATCGTAACTGATCATCAACATCATAGAATTCAGCATCACGTAATCGTAATCTCTCAAGAGAAGGGCAACCCAACAAAAACTTAAATACCCCATCATTCTTTGTAGTATCCGAAATTTGAACATAGTCCAAAACTAGAGTTTTTAGAGATGGAAAACTACCTGAATAAGAAGTATCCAACTCTATCTTGTGCAACTTTAAAATAGTCAAATATCTTGCATTTTCAAAGAATATTTTCGGTAAGCTGTAGTAGACGAATGGATCTAGACTCggataaagttttattttctttacttttttcTCAAGAACAAAACCTAACCATTTATCTATGAGGCAGGTCTTACTTCTTTCACATTCTCCATACATATTAAGCACAAAACTAGTTATGTCTGAATCGACCATAAATTCCATACCTCTCTTGCGTTGTTCCACATATTTATCGACATAATTGTACAACTTTTCAAGATCATCCCTATTTTTATCATTGGAGAAAAAGATAGTGGGGACTGAATACCAGATGAGTTTCCAACGCTTTGAAAGAAGGCACGTTCGAACAACTTCTTCAGTGGGGAGGAAAGACAGGATGTGAGTGATCAGTGCATCAGGTAGTTTCGAAATTCTGTCCTCATCAGCCATGGATGATGCCATTTGAACCCTCTTTTTCGCCAGACAATGACTGTAACAATAGTATAACAACAAATGTAAGAtaagaacaaaaataaatatgatgAAGACCAAATTTAGTGAATGAAGTACCATTTCTCTAACACTAAGAACAGAGTTACTACTGCACTTCTATGATTCATATAATTATTACTTCAATTCCTTTCCAATAActagaaacaaaaatcaatCCCACCCAAAAAAAATTCTTACTAGTATACTGAAtcaaaaaaagggtaaaagatgCTTCAAAGATATTGAAATTTGCAATTCTTTCGATATTGAAAAGAAATCCTATACATTAATTTGCATTTTTAATTCCTTAGTAatgaaaaaaagtaaaattgagCAAGTAATAATATAACAGAAAGAAGTAGAGATCGATTCTTACAAATTTTATGTTAATCCAACCTGACAGAAAGAATATTAAGCCCTAAAAATTCAGAATGAGGGCTTCGCTGGAGAAGAGAGCGGAGAAGTTTTTCTGTTGAGTAAGAAACTCAAATTTGTGAGTGAAATGAAAAACAACCCTTAAAATGGGTTTCACTTGCCagccaacaaaaataaaattattattttataaataatagatgtaaaatttttattattatcccTATTCCCTAAACTTTGAAATTATGTAAGTTACAGGttattagatttaaatatttttgtttaattttaataaaaaaaggttcaatataaataaaaattcaagaaataatttgATATATTCGTATTTTAAACTCTGTATTGTAAAAATTATcggttagactttttattttgttaaataacaatttaaatcttgtgtttttaaaataatacaaaatagtccttaaatttttttgtcaatttaaaatttaataataacttGATTTGGAAGTGTTATGATAAGAatgcttatattttttttttattgtatctgttcgtgttagaaattaatttcagattagttatattaaaaaaaaataacaaaaaattgagTTGTGTACttattttgtactattttaaaaaatacacgatttaaattgtcatttaacaaaatataaaatctaatctATACTTCTATaaattttgcaaaacacaaaattcaaaataatatttagcctttttcaaaatataaggATATGATGTTATATTCAAGCTAAATAGAATTTCCACTAATTTATTGACTTTTGgatctaaaaaaataaatgaacaaaTTTAGTTGGGAAAAACGATTTTTAAAGTGTTTAATTGATCTCTTTGATGATGATTCTAAATGAAAAACAAGCTGAGTTTTAGGATCCAATAGTCACTCATAATTTCTGGCATTTACATTCATATAATgtcaataattattaattgtcaTTACATTGTTCAACACCAAATAATAAACAGAAATGTGAGAAGTTTCAAATTCttgttcaattttataattttgcaaTATGTTTCTACTGTTTAGTACCAAAATGATTTGTTTTTCATTTGTGTTGAATGTCTCTCTTCGTTAATCAAGAAATTCGAGTTTAAAGGGAATTTGAGAGGTTGTAAAGTGGCTCATGGAGCTCATATTATTTCTCATATACTATTTGCAGACGACAATAAGATTCAGCTTAAAATGTAATGAAGATGTTAAGGGGTGCTTGAGTTGGCTTCTGGTCAAAAATTAGAACAGGTATGCATCTTAACTTGATGGGAATCATAGAAGctgatgaaagaagtttgtattTGGGGATGCCTTATCATGGGGTGGCATAAAATGTAGAAATAATTCATAGTATGAAATGTCGTTTTTTGTGTAAAGCAGTGGCTCTAGCTCATCCAAAAGTTATGCAATGTCTGTTTTTCTCTTCCTTTTAAAGACTTGTATAAGCTTGGAAATAATGGTGTATGTGCATTGTTGGCCAAATTTATTATAAGGCTAGATATTATCTGCAGGGGTCAGTTGGGCTAGATATTGTCTTTTTGTGATGTCTAGTCATCCAGGCTTGGAGAATTGTTAGTCCAGCTAGTGTTGCTCTAGAGATTGATTATATTCCATGTGTTTGGTGGGATGTTCTGGAACCGGTCTGGTATGTTGGCCGAGGAGGCTGTGATGTGTTGTGGAAGAACAAAGGTAGTTCAGCAGCTAATGTGGCTCTCTATGCTCGAGTTGTTCTTGATCATGGAAGCATGATCAAATAAGGAAATTTGAACTATTATTAGTTCAGCATGAGCTAATAATGGAGATGATCATTGAACTAAGCCAATTGTTCTTTTTATGGAAGTTGATCTTGAAGAAAATCTGCATCACCTTTTCTTTCTAGGCATTTGAAGCCCATGTGTTCAAAAACTGTAAAAGCAGATTATCGAGCAGAGCAGATAATGCTGTCGAAAAACTCGAATGACTCAGAAGCAGGCTGCCTTACTCATGTACTTGAAGATCTGACATTTCATTCATGTAAAAATGCTCTTGCTGGCTCAAACAATATAGGATAAGGGAAAAAAAAAGGTGCCAATGAATGGTGATGTGCTATCTTTAAAGGGTGTCTGAGTaagttagttaagttagtttGGATGTGTTGTATCCAGTTAGTTGACATGTCATATTCTTATTGGTTCGCTCTATAAACGAAGCGATCACCTCACTTTTGTTATGCATTGTGCTATATTTTGATACGGGATCATTCCATATTTGATTTCTTCAGGCTTTG from Cannabis sativa cultivar Pink pepper isolate KNU-18-1 chromosome 2, ASM2916894v1, whole genome shotgun sequence encodes:
- the LOC115721267 gene encoding WD repeat-containing protein 55, giving the protein MEINLGSLPFDIDFHPSDHLLSAALITGDLLLYRYTADSTPQRVLEVHAHTESCRAVRFINDGRAIVSGSPDCSILATDVETGSAIARLEDAHEDAINKIISLTNSTIASGDDGGCIKVWDTRQRTCTNSFKVHEEYISDMTFTSDSMKLLGTSGDGTLSVCNLRRNKVQSQSEFSEDELLSVVIMKNGRKVVCGSQTGTLLLYSWGYFKDCSDRFVDLSPNSVDALLKLDEDRIITGSENGLINLVNILPNRIVQPIAEHSEYPVERLAFSHDRKFLGSIAHDPVMKIWDLEDILQGSENNTGSQAAAAEDSDDGEMDVDVNPPKSTKGSKTKNSSTDNSFFSDL
- the LOC115718833 gene encoding uncharacterized protein LOC115718833; protein product: MWPSRSSRRSRDKSKKSSKMTMTISSCSLSYSWNFVELYVGDDKELIWPENLPKNLKNLIRYPLVNWKHLRLNIHFKLKYESDLKETLMWISPSLESLSINKNVIF
- the LOC115718416 gene encoding putative F-box protein At1g49610, with amino-acid sequence MASSMADEDRISKLPDALITHILSFLPTEEVVRTCLLSKRWKLIWYSVPTIFFSNDKNRDDLEKLYNYVDKYVEQRKRGMEFMVDSDITSFVLNMYGECERSKTCLIDKWLGFVLEKKVKKIKLYPSLDPFVYYSLPKIFFENARYLTILKLHKIELDTSYSGSFPSLKTLVLDYVQISDTTKNDGVFKFLLGCPSLERLRLRDAEFYDVDDQLRLQSSSLKFMEFGYLNIYHESCLQVAAVNLESLVLDDVSLNKIDLSSCKNVRNLSLDDCFEDEESSIQVLISNFPLLEHLTLSFLSSDRIQFSINYYYGSDSDSDSDSTEFDQFSSKQLKISNQHLKSLNVRQYDDDYMIITIESAPELTSFRYDGEIHFSLSLESSNLLNGTFHVYEHRSIDSDTSFTNMMKFLSNLNCSWNVVSLRVHKAKALIFSEKLKNICSSPLINWKHLKLVLGEYDPERLSDLKDSLMWISPSLETLSINGKEIF